The following are from one region of the Synechococcus sp. CBW1108 genome:
- a CDS encoding RES family NAD+ phosphorylase → MRLPLPPTQQAQGLRLLRIAAGSQWIRIHRCRHPSALHWGRHGQGRWNAPDAAFGVLYVAGDLETAFAETFGHQVMASHLPAAVKFLSRQELEERCIARLTARRDLQVLDLRGAALARLNLDAQLLSNREQLPVCQAWSSWWHDAAEEPDGLLYPSRLLPRGTNLALYERCTDAWEEECLGDLMHWPAISPEPAVLEILDAHGWGLVG, encoded by the coding sequence GTGCGCCTGCCGCTGCCGCCGACGCAGCAGGCCCAAGGACTGCGCCTGCTGCGAATTGCTGCCGGTAGCCAGTGGATTCGGATCCATCGCTGCCGCCACCCCAGTGCGCTGCACTGGGGACGCCATGGGCAGGGCCGCTGGAATGCACCGGATGCCGCCTTTGGCGTGCTCTATGTGGCGGGCGATCTAGAGACGGCCTTTGCTGAAACTTTTGGCCATCAGGTGATGGCCAGCCACCTGCCTGCGGCCGTGAAGTTCCTCAGCCGCCAGGAACTGGAGGAGCGCTGCATTGCCAGGCTCACGGCTCGCCGTGATCTGCAGGTGTTGGATCTCAGGGGGGCGGCCCTGGCCCGCCTGAACCTGGATGCCCAGCTGCTCAGCAACCGCGAGCAGTTGCCGGTGTGCCAGGCCTGGTCGAGCTGGTGGCACGATGCCGCTGAGGAACCCGATGGGCTGCTCTATCCCTCGCGCCTGTTGCCCCGCGGCACCAACCTGGCGCTTTACGAGCGTTGCACCGATGCCTGGGAGGAGGAATGCCTCGGCGATCTGATGCATTGGCCTGCAATCTCCCCAGAACCTGCCGTGTTGGAGATCCTCGATGCCCACGGCTGGGGCTTGGTGGGATGA